A window of the Brachyhypopomus gauderio isolate BG-103 chromosome 14, BGAUD_0.2, whole genome shotgun sequence genome harbors these coding sequences:
- the LOC143475366 gene encoding dynein axonemal heavy chain 6-like has protein sequence MFPQISSRCPAASARRDARLPVAETPASLSFSLPPVDLERLRARLISTGPRPVQRGPDELVFTSSMWALQQERRRAAQRPVQPDILPALTRYQERNHPDYIHKMNREKLISAGWKPPSSSPAGHKRTDLSLENRSSDLQLPPLPEHLRETQVQRGQRIFSSASPLKKPRSATKHHTSISHTPSPPPNPLLFNSVEEVIRAQIHSPIEIGQVIRNNSHLGFLYMISAEPKSSVKYDPYNFKIVTYKRVKQLAEFYTVSAHGVTHHDGGHVDFVSLEQWVREYRLHLQLLRIPFVALFRKRKAFCVWRDKVQARKMVQTQDTAAPLHPPQGVRVCESSTMRNKT, from the exons ATGTTCCCTCAGATAAGTTCACGGTGTCCTGCCGCTTCAGCCCGACGTGACGCCAGACTCCCGGTGGCGGAGACGCCCGCCTCTCTTTCGTTTTCACTGCCGCCGGTTGACCTAGAGCGGCTGAGAGCCCGGCTCATCTCCACAGGGCCCAGACCCGTGCAGAGGGGCCCTGATGAGCTGGTGTTCACCTCCAGCATGTGGGCCCTACAGCAGGAGCGACGACGAGCCGCGCAGAGACCCGTCCAGCCGGACATTCTG CCCGCCCTGACGCGGTACCAGGAGCGCAACCACCCGGACTACATCCACAAGATGAACCGGGAGAAGCTGATCAGCGCTGGCTGGAAGCCGCCTTCGTCCAGCCCTGCTGGGCACAAGAGGACGGACCTGTCCCTGGAGAACCGGTCCTCGGATCTACAGCTGCCCCCCCTCCCAGAGCACCTCAGAGAAACACAG GTGCAGAGAGGTCAGAGAATATTCAGCTCCGCCTCTCCTCTGAAAAAGCCACGGAGcgccaccaaacaccacacatcaattagccacaccccctctccaccGCCGAATCCGCTGCTCTTCAACTCCGTAGAGGAAGTGATCCGTGCCCAAATTCATTCCCCTATTGAAATTGGGCAGGTTATTCGCAACAACTCTCACCTCGGGTTCCTGTACATGATCTCAGCAGAACCCAAGTCGTCCGTCAAGTACGACCCGTACAACTTCAA GATCGTGACGTACAAGAGAGTGAAGCAGTTGGCGGAGTTCTACACGGTGAGCGCACACGGCGTGACGCACCACGACGGAGGCCACGTGGACTTCGTGTCCCTGGAGCAGTGGGTGCGTGAGTACCGCCTGCACCTCCAGCTCCTACGCATCCCCTTCGTCGCGCTCTTCCGCAAGCGCAAGGCATTCTGTGTGTGGCGCGACAAAGTGCAGGCCAGGAAAATGGTGCAGACGCAGGATACAGCAGCACCTCTTCATCCTCCACaaggcgtgcgtgtgtgtgaaagtaGTACGATGAGAAATAAAACCTGA